Part of the Pirellulales bacterium genome is shown below.
CCCGCCCGAACGGCGATCGTGCCGCTCTTCAGTTCGCCGTTGTTGGCGCCGTCGGAAATCACCTCCAGCGTGCCCGCCTCGACCGTCGTCGTGCCAAGCCAGAAGTCGTCGTTGCTGTTGGTGCCGGTGCGAATGGTCAGCGTGCCGGAGCCGCGCTTGATCACGTTGACGTTGTTGTTGGCGTTGACCGGCCCCGGGGTCGGGACCCCGTTGTCGCCGGTGGCCAGATCGACGATCTTAGCGCCGACGGGGATGTTCACGTTGCCGGCCCCGTCGAACACGAAGTTGCGCACTCCGGCATCGGGCGCCGACATCGTCCCGGCCAGGGTCAACGTCCCCGAGGTCGAGACGATGTTGTAGTTCGATCCGCCCACGTCTCCCTTGATGTTGCCGGCCCAACTGTTGGCGCCGGCGCTGGTCAGGTGGGGCGCGTTCAGCGCCGCGAGCTCGCGGGCGTTCAGCACGAGAACCTCGTTGCCGACGGCGATGCCGCCGCTGAGGGCGATCTTGCCGGTCGTTTCGTTGCCCGTCACCACGGTCCGCGAAGCGGCCGTGCCGTCCGAGGCGCCCAGCGTGCCGGCGCCGCTGAGGGCGAGCGTCCCTCCCGCGACGGTCGTGACGCCCGCGTAGGTCTTGGCGGTGGCGAACGTGACGGTTTCGGTGGTCAGCGTCGAGTCAAGTTGCACGTCGCCGGCGCCCGAGATCGAGTTGGCGAACGCGCCGTTGTAGCCCGCCCCGCTCGCGGCCGCATCGCCCGAGAAGTACAGGGCCGCGCCGGACTGTACGGTGACGTCGCCGTCGACGGCGCCGACGGTGCGCAGTCGCAGCGTTCCTCCCTGCACGTCGGTCGTCCCGGTGTAGGTGTTGTTGGCGCTGAGATAGACGTTGCCGCCGCCCGCCTTGACGAGCCCGGCCGTCCCGGCGATCACCGCCGAGATTTCATGCGTCCCCGCGATGCCGTTGATCGTGCGGGCGCCGGTGAGCGTGAGCGTCGAGGGTCCGGCCAAGTTGTAACTTGCCCCCGCGTTGCTGAACTGGACCTCGGCCAACGACGCCGGGGCATTGAGCGTGACCGTCGCCGGCGAGTTGGGGGCGGTCAGCACGCTGCCGAACTGCACGGTCGAGCCCGCGAGCGGGGCCCCCATCGTCCAGTTCCCGGCCGTGCCGAACACGCCCCCGCCGTTGACGTTCCACTGGTTCACCACCGGGCCGGTAATCAACTCGGTCAGCAGGAAGTTGTCGAACGTCACCGGAACGAGAGCCGTGTTGTCGTACGACAGGCCGACGTAGTTGATCGCCGTGATCGGCTGTGCGATCGTCACCGGCAGCCCGGTCGAGGTGACCGAGACGCCGTTCAGAAAGAAGTCGGCCGTAAAGCTGGTTCCCGCGCCGGTCGTATCGAGCACGATCTTCAGTTGATTCGTCGCCGCGTTGTTGAACGTCACGTCGTTGTCGGCGATCGGGTTGGCCGTGTTGGCGCCGCCGAACAGTTGAATGTCCTGCGTCGGGTCCGTGGCGTGATCGCGATACAGCATCCAGGCGTAACCGTTGCCGTTGGCGAAGCGGTCGTTCGTAAAGTTGGTCCCGGGACTGGTCAGCGGCGTCCCCTTGAAACCCAGCGCAATCCACTGGGTCGACGGGTTGTTGACGTCCATGGTCAGCGTGTAGGTGGCGTTCACCTGCGGCGTGAACGGCAGGATCGCCGAGCCTTCGTCGGCGAGACTGATCGTGCCGTTGGCCAGAAACGCGGAGTTGGCCGACCACGCGATCGAGCCGGTCTGCAACGTGCCGCCTTGGACGAGCACGCCGTTGAGCGGCACAGCCCCGCCGCCGAACGAATCTGTATAGAGCGTGGTTTGAGCCTCGACGCGCGCCGCCATCGTCAACGAAGCGGTCAATGCGAACAAACGCAGCAAGTTCCGGGTTGCGTTCACAGGATGCATCCTTAAAAGTCGCACGAAGGGGAGGAGTCGGGAGAACCGAGGCGGCGCCGATTGCCCCGCGCGCGAGCGCCCCTGCCCCCGGGCCTCGCACGTCGACGCCGCTAACTTCACTGTAATTACGAAACGAAAAACGAGCCAAGGAATCAGCGCACGGCATGCCGCAACTGCGAAGAGCGAACCTTCAGCGAGGAGAGCGCGCACGCTCCCTGTTTCGCCGTCGGCGGCTTTGCATGCCGTGGACGACCTGAGCAGCTGCCCCGCAAGCTCGTCGCATGGCGACGAACCTGGCTGCTCAGATCACGTCGTCGCGATCGGGTTCAACGGACAAGGGGACGCCGAACGCCTGCCACTCCACGCGAATCGCCATGGGATTGGGAGTCGGCTCGGCCGCCTTCATGTTGTTGGGATCGGTCTGGTATATGCCGTTCCACACGTCGATCTCGATCACGTTCTTCCCGGGGACGAAACCGCTGGCGATCTCGGCCCGACGAAAGCGATGAAACTCTTGCAGGAATTCGTTGTCGCGCCACGGGTCCAAATCGACCGGAGCGCCGTTGATCCGCACTTCGGCGACGCCGTTGTCCGCTAATACGTCGGCCAGGATCCGCACCGTCGACAGGTCGTACCCTGACAGATCAAACTCCGTCTGAAAGGTGTACGAAGCGTTCGGCAGACAGCCTGGGCGAAGATCCTTGGCGACCGACATCCACTGCGAAACCAGCGGGTGATTCGACAAGTACCGTTCGTCCGGTTCGCAAACGACCGCGTACTGCGGCCCCTGATAGCCGGCGCCCTCGGCCCCGCCGATGATCCGCCAGAACGGATCCTCGTCCCCCACGCGCAAGCCGCGACCCGAGTTGTGGATCACCAGCGGCCGGTAAGGACGGAAATCGCCGAAGCGGAGCACGAACTGGTCTTTGTCGGCCGGCAGCCGGGTGGTCTTCATCGCCACGGGATCGACCCGGACGGCTTGCCCCTCGCCCAGCAAGAAGCTGGTTCGCGAGACGTCGACGGCGGCAAGCGGCTCGATCCGCAAACCGCCGTCGAGGGCGTGGGCCTCGGCGTTTCCCCCGGCGTCGACCGACACGGCGAACTGCTGCCCCAGGTCGACGACGTTCAGCGACTTGGTCTCGACGGAGAATTGCGTGGCCCAATCGGCGGTCCGCGCCGAGAGTTTTCCCTCGCGCAGCTCGACGCAATCGGTCGATTTGAACAACAGATCGCAGGGGCCCTCGACCAGCAGTTCGGCGCCGTCGGGGGTGCTCATCTTCAAGAGCCCCGACTTCAGCCGCAGCCGGGCGTTGACGCGCAACTGGTCCCCCGGTTCGAACGCCGCCCCCAGCCAGACGGCGTGCTGCGTCGAAACCAGGCTGGCGACGATCGTCGGCTTGCGCAGTCCGAATTGAGCGGCTTGCTCGCCCCCGATGCGCGTCCAGCCGAGCAGCACGGCAACGCTGGCCGCGAGGGCGAAAAACCCCCACAACCCTTTGCGAGCGCCCTTGGCCGGGCGCTCGACCGCGTGGGGGCTCGGCGTTTGCGGAGGATGAAGCGCCTGCGCGGCGACGGCGTCCAAGGCCCGGCGCTCGGCGCCTTCGGCGGAGGCCAGATACTGCAATTCGGCGTGCAGTCGGCAATAGTCGAGATAATAGTCCCGCTCTTCGGCGTTGGCTTCCAGCCGCGCCGAAAGCGCCTGCATCGCGTCCTCGTCGGTCGAATCCTCGACGACTCGGGCGATCAATTGATGAAACCGTTCATCCATGGAGAAATTCCAATTCCCGGGAAGCAGGCCGGCAGGCAGTGGCGGCGGAGGTCGTTAGGACAAACTCGAAGCGGGGCGATCGCCGGCGGCGAGGGTTCGTTTCACGCATTCCAACAGGTTCCGGCGAATTCGATGAAGCGCCGCGTACAGCGCGTTGGCCGAGCGTCCCTGCTGCTGGGCGACCTCCTTGATCGGCAAGCCCGCTCCGTAGCAGCGAAACACCAACGACCGGTCGGCGTCCGAGAGCTTCGCAAGGCATCCCTTGAGGGCCTCGAGCCGCGTTTCGGAATCGCCGTCCTCGGTCGCGACGCTCGCGCTGTACAAATCGTCGATCGCCGCGGAGGTCAACCGCTGTCGCTCGCGGCGGCGACTCCGCACGAAGTTCGCCGCGTTGTACCGCGCCACCTTGAGCGCCCACGAGGCGAAGTCGGTGCCCGGCTGAAACTCGTCGAACTTCTCCCACAAGAGCGCCGCGGTCTGCTGGAACAGGTCTTCCGTGTCGGTCGTGTTGAGCACGATCGCGTAGATCAGCCCGTAGACGCGGCTTCGGCTGCGCTGCAGAAGCTCGCTGAACTCAAGGACGGGATCGTCGGAGGACATGGCCAGAATCGACCCGGAAGCGGGGTTTCGCCCGCTCCCCAGGGGAAATGTTCGGACAAGGGGAATTCTTAGGGCCCAAGTGCAGAGAAAACCCTGCAAATCGCTCGAACTCGCGTAATTTACGAACGAGCGGGTATGGGACGGGATATGTCCGCGCTGGCGGAAAACTTACGGACATTCTGAAAAAAACTCGAATTCGCCCCCAATTCGCCCGCGGCTTGGACCTCTCCGCAATCCGGTCCGGAGGCCGTGGGCCGTCGGCGCTCCGGCTGGGGAAATTAGCGATCCCTAGTCGAACAGCAGGCAATCGACGACCCGTTGGAGGGACGCGTCCCCCCCGTCGATCCCGGAGCGGTTCAGCAGGATGACGACCGCCGCTTGCCGGTCGGGAAATCGCTGCAACATCAGCGAAAAGCCCCGCGTGCTGCCGGCGTGCATCGTGCGCCGCTGGCCGCGGTGCTCGCCCAGGAACCAGCCGTAGCCGTAGTGATCCTCGCCCCGATCGGTGCGGACATGGGGCGCGAACATGGCCCGGGCGGACGCTTCGCTGAGCAGAGCTCCTTGGTCAAGCGCCACTAGCCACCGCGCCAGGTCGTCGAGCGAGCTGTACACGCCGCCGTCGCCACGGACGGCGCTGGTGACGCTCTGGTCGGCGAGGAGCCAGCCGTCGGCCTCGCCCGGTTCGTGGCCGTACGCCCGTTCGGCGACCTCGTTCATCCCCGCGACGTAGAGCACGGAGCGCCGCATGCCGACGGGGTCGAAGACCTCGGCTCGCAAGAAATCGTGCAGGGGCTGCCGGGCCGCGGCCTCGACAATCAACCCGAGCAGCGCGTAGCCGGAGTTCGAGTAGGCGAACTTGGTCCCCGGCTCGAACAGCGGCTCGCGCGCCGCGCGAAGGATCGCCAGCACGTTGAGATCCGTCAGTTGCAGCGTCGTCCCCGCGGGGATCAGGCCCTCGTAATCGGGAAGCCCCGACGTGTGGGTCAGCAAGTGATGCACCGTGATCCGGCGCCAGAAGTCGGGATGCTCGGAGAAGTACTCGTCAAGCGTGTCGTCGAGTCGCACCTGGCCTTGATCGACCAACCGCAAGACGGCGGTCGCTGTGAAGTGCTTCGAGACCGACGCCAAGCGAAAGTTCGTCGTCGGCGTGCAGAGGTCGGCCGCATCGCACCGCCGCCGGCCCCAAGCGCGTTGAAACACGACGGCGCCGTCGTCGATCGCCGTCACCGCGGCGCCGACGTGGGGAGGAAGGAGCGATTCGACCTTCGCGGCAAGGCGGGCCTCGTCGGCCGCCGCAACGGAGGCCGCCAGGAACGTCGCGAACGTCAGCGCGATCAAGCGGACAATGCGCCGCAATCGGACGAACCGCTCGATGAGGATTCCGCGGGCTCGGTGCATCGCGCCAGCGTACGCGGGCCGACGCGAGAAAGAAACCCCGCGAGGGCCAGCACGACGAGCGCCGCGGCGGTCGGCTCGGGGACTGCGGCGAGGTTCGGCCCGGCGGCGCCCGGCGCGGCGAGACGTTGCCAAGCGAGGAAGTCGGCGCCGTCGACCAAACCGTCGCCCGTGGCGTCCCCGACGGACTGCGACGCCCCCTCGGCGCCGTAGTTGGTCTGCCAAATCGCCAAGTCGGCGCCGTCGACGACGCCGTCGGCGTCGAAGTCGGCGGGCGACGGCGGCGCCGCGTCGAATTGGACGTTGATCTCGTCCATGACGATCGTCCCCGTGAACGAGCCGCCGGCGAGAAAGAAGCCCAACTGGTTGAAGTTCCAGTTGCTGGCCGCAGGGGTCGGGTCGACGACCGTCCCCAGGTGCGAGTAGACGCCGTTCGGAACGCCCGCGGCGTCGACCGAGACGGTCGACCAATCGATCTGCAGCCCCGAATCGACCCTCGTGTAGCCGAGCGTCAGCGCGTAGCGGCCGGCGGGCATGTTCTGGTTGCCCGCGGCGTCGTCATAGGTCCCGGTCGCGGAGCCTCCGCGGCTGAGGAGCGCCACGCCCGAGTTGGGGCTGACGATCGACCACCACTGTCCGACTCCGCCCCCGTTGGGGCCTTTCTCCAGCGGGCCTTGGGGCGAACTCTCGACCGCGTTTCCGACGAGGTACCCGTGCCACGGGGTCCCCCCGGGGACGTTGCCGGGGATCGTTCCCCCCGCGTCGTCGAACATGCCGTAGCGGAACTGCGTCGAGGCCATCGTCAACGGCGTGTCGAGCACGGCCGTCATCGTCAGCTTGTCGCCGACGGCGTCGAGCGCATACCCGGCGCCGTCCGGCCCGAAGGCCGCTTGCGTCACCGCGGACGACGTCGAGCCGGTGACGCTGAACTTGGCGCCCCCCGTGTCGTACAGCCCTGTGCCGACGACCTGCGTCCAAGGTCCGGTCGTCGCGGGAGCGGGGGCCGGGGCGTTGGCGATCGTGTTGTTGATCCAACTGGAAAACGACGCGACGCGGGTATGGTTGGAAAACCCTCCCCAGGAGGCGCCCCCCGTGCCGGCGGTGCTGGTTGCGGTGAGACCGACCAGCCGCCAGTCGCTCAAGGAACTGGAAGCGTCGGGGGCGCCGCTGCCGTAGTAACCCCACATCGGCCCGCCGCTGTCGCCGGGGCCGGCGATACCCTCGAGCAGATTGTTCGTCGCGAGCGACGATTCGCCGTCGGCGATGATCCGCAACTGGCCGCCCGTGACGTAGGGAATGTTGTACGCCCGGTGGAACGACGCCGACCCGTTGGCGGTTCCCGCGACGTTGCTGGTGCTGATGATCCCCCAGTAGCCGTACCCCCCGACATGGACGTAGCGGCCGGTTTCGTTGAAGCTCGTGTTGACGGTCCCCGTGGCGTCGAGCGCTCCGTTGACTCCCCCGCGCAGCCGCACGAGCGCCATCTCCGAACTGCCGTCGGGAGTGAGGACCTGATCGGCGTAGTAGCGAATTCCGCCGACGTTGAGATAGATCTGGTCGGCGGCGGCGATCTGGCTGTAATTGCCGCCGTTCTGCACGACGTGCCGGACGGTGATCGCCCACTCCGAGTTGAGCAGCGTCGCCGTGCCGCGGGAGCCGTTCGATTGGTTCTGGATGACGTGCGTGTTGACGAACCAGTCGGGCCGATCGGTCAGACCGTCGGCCGAGGCGACGCCCCGCGCGGGGTCGTTGTTCCAGTAAATCGCGCGAGCCGACGGCGCACCGAGGGCCCCGGCCACGACGAACAAAACCAAAGATCGCAATAAGCGACGCATCATCAGCCGACACCAAGCAAGGCGAGACGCCGGGTCCAAGACCCCGGCGCAGGGCGCCGCCGCGGTCGTCCGGAAACCACGGCGAACAAGGAGGGACGCCGCGCGGGGGGGTGCGCGGCAGGCGAACCTCCAGTCTAGCCTGATCGGGTCGAACGTGGCAACAAGTTGGCGGCGACGAGCGGAGGCCGCGGGCCTCCGGCCTAGGGGGTGTTCTTGACCGCTGGTCTCTCTCCGCGTGATTCAAAAAGTTGGGATCCCAACGTTCGGACGAATCGGTCGTCTGGAGCGTATTGCCGCGGTGGCGGAAGTGACGTCAGCACGAGCGATGCGCGGTCGACGGGTCGGCGCGCCGCGTCTGCGAAGCTCTGCGGTCGGCTGGCGTGCGAGGTCCCCGGGAGTCGCCGACGCGCGCGCCGACGAATGATTTCAACCTCGCTCGACCGTCGCCGCATGAGTCGCCGCGGCTGCAAGCGCCGCTGGGCCGTCGTCGAACGGAGGGAATTATCTCAAAGCGCGCGGCCAAAAGCGAGAAACGATTTTTGGGCCACGTAAGGCGGGGACGGCGACGGGCGATCGCGCTGGCCGCTCAACACTCGAGCCCCAGATACGCGTGCGCGTTGCCGTAGCAGATGCCGCGGATGAAGGGTTCCAGCAGGTCGTCGCTGTCGGGGATGACGCCCCGCTCGACGTCGCCGCCGACGAGATCGCACAGACAGCGGCGGAAGTATTCGTGCCGTGGGTACGAGAGGAACGACCGCGAGTCGGTCAACATGCCGATGAACCGAGCGAGGAGTCCCTGATTGGCCAAGTCGATCATCTGCTGGGTCATGCCGTCCCATTGGTCGAGGAACCACCAGCCGCTGCCCCACTGGATTTTGCCGGCGATCTCGCCCGACTGGAAGTTGCCGATCATCGTGGCGAAGACCGCGTTGTCGGCCGGGTTGAGGTTGTAGAGGATCGTCTTGGGAAGCGCGCCGGCTTGTTCGAGCCGATCGAGATAGGTCGCCAGCGCGCGGGCTTGGGGGACGTCGGCGATCGAGTCGCCCCCCACGTCGCGTCCCAGCGTGCTCATCAGCCGCGAGTTGTTGTTCCGCAGGGCGCCAAGGTGGAGTTGTTTGGTCCACCCCCGTTCGGCGTCGAGCACGCCGAAGAAGTGCATCAGATGGCTGGCGAAGCGCTCGTGCTCGTCGGGGGTCGCGGCGACTCCGCGGCGCGCCTTGTCGAACACGGCGGCCGCCTCGGCGTCGGTGCAGGGGGCGGCGAAGCAGCGCTCGATGCCGTGATCCGAAAGCCGGCAACCCTGCTCGTGGAAGAAGTCGTGCCGGCGGCGCAACGCATTGAGCAGTGCGTCGAGCGAACCGATCGAAACGTCGGCGGCCGCTTCGAGCCGGGCCAGCCAGGCGTTGAACTCCTCGGGCGCGTCGACCGCCAGTGCGCGGTCGGGGCGGAACGTGGGATAGACGCGGGTCGGCAGGTCGCTCGCGGCGATCGTTTTGTGATGTTCGAGATCGTCGGCCGGGTCGTCGGTCGAGCAGACGGCGCGGACCTGGAACGTGCGGAAGATCCCACGGGGGGTGAGATCGTCGGTCGCGAGCCGCTCGTTGGCCGCGGCCCAGATCCGGGGAGCGGACTCCTCGTTGAGCAGTTCCGTGACGCCGAAATAACGGACCAGCTCCAGGTGGGTCCAATGATACAGCGGGTTGCGGATCGTCTGGGGGGTGGTGCGGGCCCAGGCGAGGAACTTCTCGTACGGCGGGGCGTCGCCGGTGCAGAACCGCTCGGGGACGCCGGCGGCGCGCATGGCGCGCCACTTGTAGTGATCGCCCCCCAGCCAGATCTCGGCGAGGTCGCGGAAGCGGCGGTTGCCGGCGATCTCGGCCGGAGGGAGGTGGGTGTGATAGTCGAGGATCGGCTCGCCTGCGGCGTAGTCGTGATAAAGCCGGCGAGCCGTCTTGGTTTGCAGCAGGAAGTCGTCGTGAATGAACGGCATGGGAAGTTTCCGCCTGAAGTGGGAAGGTCGCTCGGCAGGTCGTTCTCGTGATGATACCGCCGGCCGCGGCGCGCCGCGAACGGGGAGTTACTCGATCGCTCCGGCGACAGTGGGGAGCCAGATCGACAACGCGGGCCAGTACGTGGTCAGCATCAGCGCGACGAACATGGCGAGGAAGAACGGGATCATCGGCCGGGTCACCTCGGCGATGGTCGTCTTGCCGACGCCGCAGCCGACGAACAGGCAGGTTCCCACCGGGGGGGTGCACAGGCCGATGCAAAGGTTGACGATCATCATGATGCCGAACTGAACCGGGTGCATTCCCAGCTTGGTGACGACTGGCAGAAAGATCGGGGTGAAGATCAGCACGGCGGGGGTCATGTCCATCACCGCGCCGACGGCCAACAGCAGGATGTTGACCAGCATGAGGATCACCAGCGGATTGTCCGACAGCGACAACAGAGCGGCGCTGATCGCTTGCGGGATCTGCTCGCTGGCCAGCACCCAGGCGAGCGCCTGGCTGGTGGCGATGAGCAAGAAGATGACCGCCGTGGTGATGCCGGTTCGCAGCAGGAGCGCGGGAAGCTGAGCGAGCTTGATCTCGCGGTAGAAGACGACCGCCAACAGAAAGGCGTACAGGACGGTGATCGCCGCGGCCTCGGTGGGACTGAAGACGCCTCCCAGGATGCCCCCCAGGACGATGACGATCAGCAGCATGCTGGGCAAGGCGCCGAGCCCGGTCGCGACGACTCGGCCCCAAGCGAAGGGAGCGACCGTGCCGACCTGCTGGCCGCGGAACATCAGCGCACAGGCGGCCATGATCGCCAATCC
Proteins encoded:
- a CDS encoding sigma-70 family RNA polymerase sigma factor, with amino-acid sequence MSSDDPVLEFSELLQRSRSRVYGLIYAIVLNTTDTEDLFQQTAALLWEKFDEFQPGTDFASWALKVARYNAANFVRSRRRERQRLTSAAIDDLYSASVATEDGDSETRLEALKGCLAKLSDADRSLVFRCYGAGLPIKEVAQQQGRSANALYAALHRIRRNLLECVKRTLAAGDRPASSLS
- a CDS encoding beta-lactamase family protein, with the translated sequence MHRARGILIERFVRLRRIVRLIALTFATFLAASVAAADEARLAAKVESLLPPHVGAAVTAIDDGAVVFQRAWGRRRCDAADLCTPTTNFRLASVSKHFTATAVLRLVDQGQVRLDDTLDEYFSEHPDFWRRITVHHLLTHTSGLPDYEGLIPAGTTLQLTDLNVLAILRAAREPLFEPGTKFAYSNSGYALLGLIVEAAARQPLHDFLRAEVFDPVGMRRSVLYVAGMNEVAERAYGHEPGEADGWLLADQSVTSAVRGDGGVYSSLDDLARWLVALDQGALLSEASARAMFAPHVRTDRGEDHYGYGWFLGEHRGQRRTMHAGSTRGFSLMLQRFPDRQAAVVILLNRSGIDGGDASLQRVVDCLLFD
- the uxaC gene encoding glucuronate isomerase; the encoded protein is MPFIHDDFLLQTKTARRLYHDYAAGEPILDYHTHLPPAEIAGNRRFRDLAEIWLGGDHYKWRAMRAAGVPERFCTGDAPPYEKFLAWARTTPQTIRNPLYHWTHLELVRYFGVTELLNEESAPRIWAAANERLATDDLTPRGIFRTFQVRAVCSTDDPADDLEHHKTIAASDLPTRVYPTFRPDRALAVDAPEEFNAWLARLEAAADVSIGSLDALLNALRRRHDFFHEQGCRLSDHGIERCFAAPCTDAEAAAVFDKARRGVAATPDEHERFASHLMHFFGVLDAERGWTKQLHLGALRNNNSRLMSTLGRDVGGDSIADVPQARALATYLDRLEQAGALPKTILYNLNPADNAVFATMIGNFQSGEIAGKIQWGSGWWFLDQWDGMTQQMIDLANQGLLARFIGMLTDSRSFLSYPRHEYFRRCLCDLVGGDVERGVIPDSDDLLEPFIRGICYGNAHAYLGLEC
- a CDS encoding TRAP transporter large permease, which encodes MDEQVLILVVAFVVIVASNAPIAIALGVCALLALLSLGTLPACYMMAQRMTTGVASFPLLAIPFFVLAGLLMGEGGMARRLVDFATAVAGQFKGGLAYITTITCMMFGAISGSATAALSSIGGIMIPEMTRNGYDRRFAVALTTSASTTGLVIPPSNIMIVYAVVTGNVSVAAMFLAGVLPGIAVGLAIMAACALMFRGQQVGTVAPFAWGRVVATGLGALPSMLLIVIVLGGILGGVFSPTEAAAITVLYAFLLAVVFYREIKLAQLPALLLRTGITTAVIFLLIATSQALAWVLASEQIPQAISAALLSLSDNPLVILMLVNILLLAVGAVMDMTPAVLIFTPIFLPVVTKLGMHPVQFGIMMIVNLCIGLCTPPVGTCLFVGCGVGKTTIAEVTRPMIPFFLAMFVALMLTTYWPALSIWLPTVAGAIE